A genomic region of Xiphophorus couchianus chromosome 18, X_couchianus-1.0, whole genome shotgun sequence contains the following coding sequences:
- the LOC114161547 gene encoding splicing factor, arginine/serine-rich 15-like, with product MDAVNAFNTELFAMLEMKPPISRAKMMSVTKSAIKAIKLYKHVVQIVEKFIKKCKPELKVPGLYVVDSIVRQSRHQFGVEKDVFGPRFLKNFTDTFRNLYCCPEDDKNKIIRVLNLWQKNGVFDMEILQPLMNMANGTVVPHSAAEVPVDLQPETTPPTGNASDVLSVLPTPEALAAVAQLFQSSHAQELQRMLQNFQQAEKTVGTSTIANNVTNQHQMPVTQPNPRTDTVKKGSLAEKLLDRFDYDDEPEDMAVSEGNIQTQGIPENMSNQFPVQMLNTDAHPNMLGWTRDTKHSEGMSHVEQNLTPDGFTSVKESESWENSRENSSTKQEGRDRDYGARSRSSSRSPRRRRSRSSSRSRWSRHRRSRSRERRWRSRASSEDQSDREKDRERRQKGLPSLKSQTLSVCSTTLWVGQLDKKTQQSDVMSLLEEFGQIESINMIPPRGCAYIVMVHRQDAYMALKKLSKGSYKSNQKPTKIAWALNKGIKSAHKKLWDVEQGVTYIPWSKVKVEELESYQEGGMLDPETLNPEWNTAEDVKSQAAVNGAMEIVPDVAVSAHVQMPTVPQCEPIGSPPAFSAPIMLSPTSLPPRGAPFLHTEFDAAHQVGGNFEAPVESIAGPSGGKDPSSAIGADNQMGSPTGQVMMLPNPAVMHGPPRPGMQGPPRPGMQGPPRLGIQGPPRPGMQGPPRPGMQGPPRLGMPPLQPPLGIPNPHMPPFPGPPNMHRMPSQMMPGGPMFPSDRFRMPMPFHPRGPPFQQHPSMGPEIMNDGERGHFRAVRPGFGRPPFQRGRW from the exons TTGTTTGCTATGCTTGAGATGAAGCCTCCAATATCCCGGGCTAAAATGATGTCTGTTACCAAATCAGCTATTAAAGCCATTAAG CTGTACAAACATGTTGTCCAGATTGTTGAAAAGTTCATCAAGAAG tgCAAGCCAGAATTGAAGGTACCTGGTCTATATGTGGTTGATTCCATTGTCCGGCAGTCACGCCATCAATTTGGTGTTGAAAAGGATGTTTTTGGACCCCGGTTTTTAAAGAACTTCACAGATACTTTCCGAAACCTTTACTGCTGTCCGGAGGATGACAAG aataaaattatCAGAGTGCTAAATCTCTGGCAGAAGAATGGTGTGTTTGATATGGAGATCCTTCAGCCTCTAATGAATATGGCCAATGGCACTGTTGTGCCACATTCTGCTGCAGAAG TTCCTGTTGACCTCCAACCAGAGACTACACCTCCGACCGGTAATGCTTCAGACGTACTGTCTGTCCTACCCACTCCAGAAGCTTTAGCTGCTGTGGCACAACTCTTTCAGTCCTCTCACGCTCAGGAG CTCCAGAGGATGCTCCAGAACTTTCAGCAGGCTGAAAAGACAGTTGGAACGTCTACAATTGCAAATAACGTAACAAACCAACATCAGATGCCAGTAACCCAGCCCAACCCAAGGACTGATACTGTGAAGAAAGGTTCTTTAGCTGAG aaacttCTTGACCGATTTGACTATGATGATGAACCTGAGGATATGGCAGTGTCAGAAGGCAACATTCAGACACA AGGTATACCTGAAAACATGTCAAACCAGTTCCCCGTTCAGATGCTAAACACAGATGCTCACCCTAATATGTTGGGTTGGACTAGAGACACAAAg CATAGTGAAGGAATGAGTCATGTTGAGCAAAATCTGACACCCGATGGATTTACTTCTGTGAAAGAGTCTGAATCATGG GAAAACTCAAGAGAAAATTCTTCGACGAAGCAGGAGGGGAGAGACAGAGACTATGGTGCGAGATCCAGATCTTCTTCTAG ATCGCCAAGGAGAAGAAGATCGAGATCTTCATCTCGCTCAAGGTGGTCAAGGCACAGACGCTCTCGCTCCAGAGAACGCCGCTGGAGATCTCGCGCTAGTTCAGAGGACCAGAGTGACAGAGAGAAGGACAGAGAACGCAGACAGAAAGGTCTTCCCAGCTTAAAGAGCCAAACTCTCAGCG TTTGCAGTACCACACTTTGGGTTGGGCAGCTGGACAAGAAAACCCAGCAATCTGATGTAATGTCCCTTTTAGAAGAATTTGGTCAGATTGAGTCCATCAAT ATGATTCCTCCGAGAGGTTGTGCCTATATTGTTATGGTTCACAGACAAGATGCTTATATGGCCTTAAAAAAACTCAGTAAAGGGTCGTACAAATCCAACCAGAAACCTACTAAG ATTGCTTGGGCTTTAAACAAAGGTATAAAGTCGGCACACAAAAAGTTATGGGATGTGGAGCAAGGGGTTACTTACATTCCTTGGAGCAAAGTCAAAGTTGAAGAGTTGGAGAGCTATCAGGAGGGCGGCATGCTGGATCCAGAGACCCTAAATCCAG AGTGGAATACTGCCGAAGACGTTAAGAGCCAGGCAGCTGTAAATGGAGCAATGGAAATAGTACCAGATGTGGCTGTCAGTGCTCATGTTCAG aTGCCAACAGTTCCGCAGTGTGAACCGATTGGAAGTCCGCCTGCTTTTTCGGCCCCCATCATGCTTTCTCCAACGTCATTACCTCCTAGAGGAGCTCCTTTCTTACACACAGAGTTTGACGCCGCACATCAAGTAGGAG GAAATTTTGAAGCTCCAGTGGAGTCCATTGCAGGTCCTAGTGGAGGCAAAGATCCCTCCTCAGCTATTGGTGCTGACAACCAGATGGGTTCTCCAACAGGACAGGTTATGATGCTGCCAAACCCTGCAGTCATGCACGGTCCCCCCAGACCAGGAATGCAGGGTCCCCCCAGACCGGGAATGCAGGGTCCCCCCAGACTGGGAATACAGGGTCCCCCCAGACCGGGAATGCAGGGTCCTCCCAGACCGGGAATGCAAGGTCCTCCCAGATTGGGAATGCCACCTCTGCAGCCTCCCCTTGGCATACCAAACCCTCATATGCCTCCCTTTCCTGGTCCACCAAACATGCACCGCATGCCCTCGCAAATGATGCCAGGAGGGCCGATGTTTCCGTCAGATAGATTCAGAATGCCCATGCCCTTCCATCCTCGGGGCCCTCCTTTCCAACAACATCCATCAATGGGACCGGAGATTATGAACGATGGGGAAAGGGGGCATTTCCGAGCAGTTAGACCAGGATTTGGACGCCCACCATTTCAAAGAGGGAGGTGGTAG